The following coding sequences are from one Sesamum indicum cultivar Zhongzhi No. 13 linkage group LG11, S_indicum_v1.0, whole genome shotgun sequence window:
- the LOC105174101 gene encoding serine/threonine-protein kinase D6PKL1 (The sequence of the model RefSeq protein was modified relative to this genomic sequence to represent the inferred CDS: added 35 bases not found in genome assembly), translated as MSSSRGNCEIVEAKYEASPVQRPQTFRHVRAQDREQRPPVMKKTHNKALENDINKLFEAVNLRTSKSLDLSDSWRNASKKPMKSAGSHSPGIGFSEPVSLKQALRGLCISQAAEMAAVKRMSMPASPRISESGKITNLYRSVMVEAGGSGCSPAGGERRTEIPRVKEESTSYSSGTSIRGHQESFKSATQSYCSSPSYSVNPNIKSIKCTSSESGHPLAECSGNGVGISLVEGERTRGAAVKLPQPKANSLNQSAPSSPHIAAALVIKDAESAPVPDDISHVSEVDKQVSEIVCSQHNSVSALPHHISDGNLSKPDKKISSSNKVASGSIKDAATPLKVGNRAAPKLRRKSKVLTVPASSAVKSNKDVRSTRSTSRVKPVIKNKNLVIKKSKKVAGMTDGTLKASYEVNSDRDHSSRQLICQRCQCSLTDPSKDSSKNPPETTITEVFTGSRNCDTNKSDSIPTSWENRGTPVVKANMNLKPTEKGDISQSSKSSICDFSSSTTSLSEESSLSGSTYGNRPHMSKDMRWGAIDRIRKQYGFLGLSHFNLLKKLGSGDIGTVYLAELIGTNCPFAIKVMDNEFLARRKKMPRAQTEREILRMLDHPFLPTLYAQFTSDNLACLVMEFCPGGDLHVLRQKQPGRYFPEQAARFYVAEVLLALEYLHMLGIVYRDLKPENILVREDGHIMLTDFDLSLRCSVNPTLVKSSSVGIEPPRVSGPCAGSNCIDPFCAGPSCKVSCFSPRIIPATARARKLKANAAAQARSLPQLVAEPTEARSNSFVGTHEYLAPEIIKGEGHGSAVDWWTLGVLLYELLYGKTPFKGAGNEETLANVVLQNLKFPDSPIVSFQARDLIRGLLVKEPECRLGTETGTAEIKRHPFFEGLNWALIRCAVPPQIPELYDVGNSHLATQEKGEKFVGYSANGEHLEFELF; from the exons ATGAGTTCTTCTCGTGGAAATTGTGAAATAGTCGAGGCAAAGTATGAGGCTAGTCCAGTTCAGAGGCCACAAACTTTTCGTCACGTAAGAGCACAAGATAGAGAGCAGAGGCCTCCTGTCATGAAAAAAACACATAACAAAGCTTTGGAAAATGATATCAACAAGCTCTTTGAAGCAGTCAATCTGAGAACATCCAAGAGTCTGGATCTCTCAGACTCATGGAGGAATGCTTCAAAGAAGCCAATGAAGTCAGCCGGTTCTCACTCTCCCGGAATCGGATTTTCTGAACCTGTTTCTCTGAAGCAGGCGCTAAGGGGACTGTGCATTTCTCAGGCAGCTGAGATGGCTGCCGTGAAACGAATGTCGATGCCAGCATCTCCGCGGATCTCAGAATCTggaaaaatcacaaatttgtACAGGTCTGTTATGGTTGAAGCTGGTGGATCTGGTTGCTCTCCAGCTGGTGGAGAAAGGAGAACAGAAATTCCTCGTGTGAAAGAAGAGAGTACCTCATATTCTTCTGGAACTTCGATCCGGGGCCATCAAGAGTCTTTTAAATCAGCTACCCAAAGTTACTGTTCTTCGCCTAGTTATAGtgttaatccaaacataaagAGTATAAAATGTACATCTAGTGAATCCGGTCATCCGCTGGCTGAATGTAGTGGAAATGGTGTTGGAATATCTCTTGTAGAAGGAGAAAGAACCAGAGGTGCTGCTGTTAAGCTTCCCCAGCCTAAGGCGAACTCCCTGAATCAAAGTGCCCCGTCTTCTCCGCATATTGCTGCTGCTTTAGTCATTAAGGATGCAGAATCCGCTCCTGTCCCTGATGATATTTCACATGTTTCAGAAGTTGATAAACAGGTGTCGGAAATTGTATGCTCACAACACAATTCAGTGTCTGCTCTGCCTCATCATATTTCCGACGGTAACTTGTCAAAGCCAGACAAGAAAATATCTAGCTCAAACAAGGTAGCAAGTGGTTCAATTAAGGATGCTGCCACTCCCTTGAAAGTAGGAAACAGGGCAGCACCTAAGTTGAGACGGAAATCGAAGGTACTGACTGTACCTGCATCAAGTGCAGTGAAAAGCAATAAAGATGTAAGATCAACAAGAAGCACCTCTCGTGTTAAACCAGTCATAAAAAACAAGAATCTCGTCATAAAGAAAT AAGGCATCTTATGAAGTAAATAGTGATCGGGACCACAGTTCGAGGCAGTTGATCTGCCAGAGGTGTCAGTGTTCTTTGACGGATCCAAGTAAGGATTCCAGTAAGAATCCTCCAGAAACTACCATCACCGAAGTGTTTACAGGTAGTAGGAACTGTGACACAAACAAATCAGACTCAATTCCAACTAGTTGGGAGAATAGAGGTACTCCTGTTGTTAAAGCGAACATGAACCTGAAACCAACTGAGAAAGGGGATATCTCCCAGAGCTCAAAAAGCAGCATTTGTGATTTTAGTAGTAGCACCACTAGCCTAAGTGAGGAGAGCAGTCTAAGTGGGTCAACTTACGGCAACAGACCTCACATGTCAAAGGACATGAGGTGGGGAGCAATCGACCGCATAAGAAAACAATATGGTTTCCTGGGGCTGAGTCACTTTAATTTGCTGAAAAAACTTGGTTCTGGAGATATAGGCACCGTTTATCTTGCAGAACTGATTGGAACAAACTGCCCATTTGCAATAAAGGTTATGGATAATGAGTTCTTGGCAAGAAGGAAGAAGATGCCTAGGGCCCAAACAGAAAGAGAAATTCTCAGAATGCTGGACCATCCATTTCTTCCAACACTTTATGCCCAGTTTACATCAGACAATTTAGCATGTTTAGTTATGGAGTTTTGTCCTGGTGGAGATCTACATGTCCTCCGACAGAAGCAGCCCGGCCGATATTTCCCTGAACAGGCGGCAAG ATTCTACGTTGCAGAAGTCCTTCTTGCTCTTGAATATCTCCACATGCTGGGTATTGTGTACCGAGATCTTAAACCTGAAAACATTCTGGTCCGTGAAGACGGTCACATCATGCTTACAGATTTTGACCTGTCGCTTAGATGTTCCGTTAACCCAACTCTTGTCAAATCATCATCTGTGGGGATAGAGCCACCGAGGGTTTCTGGTCCATGTGCAGGATCAAATTGTATCGATCCCTTCTGCGCTGGACCGTCCTGTAAGGTTTCATGCTTCAGCCCTAGGATTATACCTGCCACTGCACGAGCGAGGAAGCTAAAAGCTAATGCTGCAGCTCAGGCTCGATCCTTGCCTCAGCTTGTTGCCGAGCCAACAGAAGCACGGTCCAACTCCTTTGTGGGCACACATGAGTACTTGGCACCAGAGATTATCAAAGGGGAAGGGCACGGTAGTGCTGTTGATTGGTGGACGCTTGGCGTGCTTCTGTATGAGCTTCTATACGGGAAGACACCGTTTAAAGGTGCTGGGAATGAGGAGACACTGGCCAATGTCGTTCTGCAGAATCTCAAATTCCCTGATTCACCGATTGTTAGTTTTCAGGCCCGGGATCTCATCCGTGGGCTTCTAGTCAAGGAACCGGAGTGTCGGCTGGGCACAGAAACAGGGACAGCTGAGATCAAACGACACCCATTCTTCGAGGGCCTGAACTGGGCGCTGATCCGATGTGCTGTCCCACCTCAAATTCCGGAGCTGTACGATGTTGGAAATTCACATCTAGCCACACAGGAGAAGGGTGAAAAGTTTGTGGGGTACAGTGCTAATGGAGAACATTTGGAGTTTGAGTTGTTCTGA